One Pongo pygmaeus isolate AG05252 chromosome 10, NHGRI_mPonPyg2-v2.0_pri, whole genome shotgun sequence genomic window carries:
- the KRT1 gene encoding keratin, type II cytoskeletal 1, giving the protein MSRQFSSRSGYRSGGGFSSGSAGIINYQRRTTSSSTRRSGGGGGRFSSCGGGGGSFGAGGGFGSRSLVNLGGSKSISISVARGGGRGSGFGGGYGGGGFGGGGFGGGGFGGGGIGGGGFGGFGSGGGGFGGGGFGGGGYGGGYGPVCPPGGIQEVTINQSLLQPLNVEIDPEIQKVKSREREQIKSLNNQFASFIDKVRFLEQQNQVLQTKWELLQQVDTSTRTHNLEPYFESFINNLRRRVDQLKNDQSRLDSELKNMQDLVEDYRNKYEDEINKRTNAENEFVTIKKDVDGAYMTKVDLQAKLDNLQQEIDFLTALYQAELSQMQTQISETNVILSMDNNRSLDLDSIIAEVKAQYEDIAQKSKAEAESLYQSKYEELQITAGRHGDSVRNSKIEISELNRVIQRLRSEIDNVKKQISNLQQSISDAEQRGENALKDAKNKLNDLEDALQQAKEDLARLLRDYQELMNTKLALDLEIATYRTLLEGEESRMSGECAPNVSVSVSTSHTTISGGGGRGGGGGGYSSGGSSYGSGGGSYGSGGGGGGGRGSYGSGGGSYGSGGGGGGHGSYGSGSSSGGYRGGSGGGGGGGSSGGRGSGGGSSGGSIGGRGSSSGGVKSSGGSSSVKFVSTTYSGVTR; this is encoded by the exons ATGAGTCGACAGTTTAGTTCCAGGTCTGGGTACCGAAGTGGAGGGGGCTTCAGCTCTGGCTCTGCTGGGATCATCAACTACCAGCGCAGGACCACCAGCAGCTCCACACGCCGCAGTGGAGGAGGTGGTGGGAGATTTTCaagctgtggtggtggtggtggtagcttTGGTGCTGGTGGTGGATTTGGAAGTCGGAGTCTTGTTAACCTTGGTGGCAGTAAAAGCATCTCCATAAGTGTGGCTAGAGGAGGTGGACGTGGTAGTGGCTTTGGTGGTGGTTATGGTGGTGGTggctttggtggtggtggttttggtGGTGGTGGCTTTGGTGGCGGTGGCATTGGGGGTGGTGGCTTTGGTGGTtttggcagtggtggtggtggttttggtGGAGGTGGCTTTGGGGGTGGTGGATATGGGGGTGGTTATGGGCCTGTCTGCCCTCCTGGTGGCATACAAGAAGTCACTATCAACCAGAGCCTTCTTCAGCCCCTCAATGTGGAGATTGACCCTGAGATTCAAAAAGTGAAGTCTCGAGAAAGGGAGCAAATCAAGTCACTCAACAACCAATTTGCCTCCTTCATTGACAAG GTGAGGTTCCTGGAGCAGCAGAACCAGGTACTGCAAACAAAATGGGAGCTGCTGCAGCAGGTAGATACCTCCACTAGAACCCATAATTTAGAGCCCTACTTTGAGTCATTCATCAACAATCTCAGAAGGAGAGTGGACCAACTGAAGAATGATCAGTCTCGGTTGGATTCGGAACTGAAGAACATGCAGGACTTGGTGGAGGATTACCGGAACAA GTATGAGGATGAAATCAACAAGCGAACAAATGCAGAGAATGAATTTGTGACCATCAAGAAG GATGTGGATGGTGCTTATATGACCAAGGTGGACCTTCAGGCCAAACTTGACAACTTGCAGCAGGAAATTGATTTCCTTACAGCACTCTACCAAGCA GAGTTGTCTCAGATGCAGACTCAAATCAGTGAAACTAATGTCATCCTCTCTATGGACAACAACCGCAGTCTCGACCTGGACAGCATCATTGCTGAGGTCAAGGCCCAGTACGAGGATATAGCCCAGAAGAGCAAAGCTGAGGCCGAGTCCTTGTACCAGAGCAAG TATGAAGAGCTGCAGATCACTGCTGGCAGACATGGGGATAGTGTGAGAAATTCAAAGATAGAAATTTCTGAGCTGAATCGTGTGATCCAGAGACTTAGATCTGAAATCGACAATGTCAAGAAGCAG ATCTCCAACTTGCAGCAGTCCATCAGTGATGCAGAGCAGCGTGGCGAGAATGCCCTCAAGGATGCCAAGAACAAGCTGAATGACCTGGAGGATGCCCTGCAGCAGGCCAAGGAAGACCTGGCCCGCCTGCTGCGTGACTACCAGGAGCTGATGAACACCAAGCTGGCCCTGGATCTGGAGATTGCCACCTACAGGACCCTCCTGGAAGGAGAGGAAAGCAG GATGTCTGGAGAATGTGCCCCGAACGTGAGTGTGT CTGTGAGCACAAGCCACACCACCATCAGTGGAGGTGGCGGCCGAGGAGGTGGCGGCGGTGGCTACAGCTCTGGAGGTAGCAGCTATGGCTCCGGAGGTGGTAGCTATGGTTCTGGAGGTGGCGGCGGTGGCGGCCGTGGCAGCTATGGCTCCGGAGGTGGCAGCTACGGCTCTGGAGGTGGCGGCGGCGGCCATGGCAGCTACGGCTCCGGAAGCAGCAGTGGAGGCTACAGAGGTGGCTctggaggaggcggcggcggcggcagctcTGGCGGCCGGGGCTCTGGCGGCGGGAGCTCTGGAGGCTCCATAGGAGGCCGGGGATCCAGCTCTGGGGGTGTCAAGTCCTCTGGTGGCAGTTCCAGCGTGAAGTTTGTTTCTACCACTTATTCCGGAGTAACCAGATAA